One region of Epilithonimonas zeae genomic DNA includes:
- a CDS encoding alpha/beta hydrolase, translating to MKLSISFSLLFLAFFFPILGFGQENKATLEAVEYLKQNPKSPKDYLVSKFKNYPIVLLGEDHAVKENLDFVKSLIPELYQAGVYNLCMEFGAFEKQKELDELLNSEKFDERKAKDMFFYYNVGWAYKEYFDIYKAVWEFNKTLKSDAKKFRIVNLSYQYRWENFKGGARTPENMKAVFNLGTPDQFRTEIIKKEIIDKNEKALIYMGHVHVFTKYKMPILKVNNDDFCDYDEGMVGNRLYRLMPDKVFNIMFHTPMFSKTQYNPAYVSPANGELENALQKLNYPQIGFDLINTPVGKLKDNSFFSFCHPDFKMEDFFDGYIFLKPFKDLTGCTYDDDFFSGKDWNYIENNFPDPDWRKPKNLEDYKTEIKKYINIKDRYRDVIQTSVPDVSSGKIIRINQFPSKYVSSRNVDIWLPENFNPNKKYAVLYMHDGQMLFDPKINWNNSEWKVDENYTELSKKIKLKDCIIVGLWNTGATRHSEYFPQKAFESLSKELQNQTLEKYFLGKVQSDNYLKFIVEEVKPFIDKNYPTLKDRENTFIAGSSMGGLISMYAICEYPEVFGGAACLSTHWVGITDLSDDEIPSAFENYLKQKLPNPKTHKIHFDFGTEGLDSRYEKHQNKVDLIMTEKGFNKNNWTTRKFESADHSENSWSKRLSIPLEFLLKK from the coding sequence ATGAAACTTTCAATTTCTTTTTCACTTCTGTTTTTAGCATTTTTCTTTCCGATTTTAGGATTCGGTCAGGAAAACAAAGCCACTCTTGAAGCTGTAGAATATCTTAAGCAAAATCCAAAAAGTCCGAAAGATTATCTCGTTTCAAAATTCAAGAATTATCCTATTGTACTTTTGGGTGAAGACCACGCTGTGAAAGAAAATCTAGATTTTGTCAAAAGCCTTATTCCGGAACTATATCAGGCCGGTGTTTACAATCTCTGTATGGAATTCGGTGCTTTCGAAAAGCAGAAAGAGCTGGATGAATTGCTGAATTCTGAAAAATTCGATGAGAGAAAAGCAAAAGATATGTTCTTTTATTACAATGTCGGCTGGGCTTACAAAGAATATTTTGACATCTATAAAGCGGTTTGGGAATTCAATAAAACCTTAAAATCTGATGCTAAAAAATTCCGAATCGTCAATCTGAGTTATCAATACCGTTGGGAAAACTTCAAAGGTGGTGCAAGAACGCCCGAGAATATGAAAGCCGTTTTCAATCTGGGAACGCCAGACCAATTCCGAACGGAAATCATCAAAAAGGAAATCATTGATAAAAATGAAAAAGCCTTGATTTATATGGGACACGTTCACGTTTTCACCAAGTACAAAATGCCAATCCTGAAAGTGAACAACGATGATTTTTGTGATTATGATGAAGGAATGGTCGGAAATCGTCTTTACAGATTGATGCCTGATAAGGTTTTCAACATTATGTTTCACACACCTATGTTTTCCAAAACTCAGTACAATCCGGCTTATGTTTCGCCTGCGAATGGAGAATTGGAAAATGCACTTCAAAAACTCAATTATCCACAGATTGGCTTTGATTTGATTAATACGCCTGTTGGAAAATTAAAGGATAATAGCTTTTTCAGTTTTTGTCATCCTGATTTTAAAATGGAAGATTTTTTTGACGGTTATATTTTCCTCAAACCTTTCAAAGATTTGACTGGTTGCACGTATGATGATGATTTTTTCTCTGGAAAGGATTGGAATTATATTGAGAATAATTTTCCGGATCCGGACTGGAGAAAACCTAAAAATCTGGAAGATTACAAAACAGAAATTAAGAAGTATATCAATATCAAAGACCGTTACAGAGATGTGATTCAGACTTCGGTTCCTGATGTGAGTTCCGGTAAAATCATCAGAATTAATCAATTCCCTTCGAAATATGTGTCGTCCAGAAATGTTGATATCTGGTTGCCGGAAAACTTCAATCCCAATAAAAAATATGCGGTTCTCTATATGCACGACGGTCAGATGCTTTTTGACCCAAAAATCAACTGGAACAATTCCGAATGGAAAGTGGATGAAAATTATACAGAACTCAGCAAAAAAATTAAACTGAAAGATTGCATCATTGTCGGACTTTGGAATACTGGCGCAACCCGGCATTCGGAGTATTTTCCACAAAAAGCTTTTGAAAGTTTATCTAAAGAGCTACAAAATCAAACACTTGAAAAATACTTTCTAGGAAAAGTGCAGTCGGATAACTATTTGAAATTCATAGTAGAAGAGGTAAAACCATTTATCGATAAAAATTATCCAACGCTCAAAGACAGGGAAAATACTTTCATCGCCGGTTCCAGTATGGGCGGATTGATATCGATGTATGCGATTTGTGAGTATCCCGAAGTTTTTGGCGGCGCAGCTTGCCTTTCCACCCATTGGGTTGGAATCACAGACCTTTCTGATGACGAAATCCCTTCTGCGTTTGAAAATTATCTCAAACAGAAACTCCCGAATCCGAAAACGCATAAAATCCATTTCGATTTTGGAACGGAAGGATTGGACAGTCGCTATGAGAAACATCAGAACAAAGTCGATTTGATAATGACGGAAAAAGGATTCAACAAAAATAACTGGACAACCAGAAAATTTGAATCGGCTGATCACAGCGAAAATTCCTGGAGCAAACGGCTATCAATTCCATTAGAATTTCTTCTGAAAAAATAA
- a CDS encoding glycoside hydrolase family 13 protein codes for MKKSLAILLLFISFNLILSQKIERIEPANWWVGMKNNSVTLLIYGKDISDLQPAISYPGVTITENKTVENKNYLFLTLQINPNAKAGNVKIKFQKDKKIVLTQDFPILARETNSANRESYGSKDAILLIFPDRFSNGDEKNDIIKTTLEQKLDRNNEDSRHGGDIQGIINHLDYIKSLGYTQIWNTPLIENDEPTYSYHGYAATDFYKIDPRFGTNEDLKKLSTEAGKRNIGLIWDVVLNHCGSEYYFVKDLPEQSWINYPYSENRVRTNHLKTTITDLYATEIDKEEYLNGWFDGHMADLNQKNPLLARYLTQNIIWWIEYAGLSGLRVDTYSYSDKKFLADWTKTILEEYPKMNIVAEEMTRNIAQTSYWQIDKENSDGYKSYMTMMMDFSINDNIVTALNEKSGWFSSWRKVYESVANDFLFPHPENQLIFPDNHDLDRFYSRLNKNFENWKLGIAMYMTMRGTPQFFYGTEVLMTNDKAGSDGQRRSDFYGGWKGDSKNAVTEIGLTNEEKEAKKYFSTLLNWRKTSDAIANGKFKHYAPTNNDVYVYFRYTDNQKVMILLNKNNNKVTLDLSRYKEMIPNHFNAKNIISDKDFSFQNTIDIPARTAMILEIRN; via the coding sequence ATGAAAAAATCACTTGCAATACTCCTACTTTTCATCAGTTTCAATCTCATTCTTTCTCAAAAAATCGAAAGAATAGAACCGGCCAATTGGTGGGTTGGGATGAAAAATAATTCGGTCACTTTATTAATTTATGGTAAAGACATTTCAGATTTACAGCCTGCAATTTCTTATCCCGGCGTTACCATTACCGAAAACAAAACAGTGGAGAATAAAAACTATCTGTTTCTGACCTTGCAAATCAATCCGAATGCAAAAGCCGGAAATGTAAAAATTAAATTCCAAAAAGATAAAAAAATTGTTCTGACCCAAGATTTTCCAATTCTTGCTCGGGAAACTAACAGCGCTAATAGAGAAAGTTACGGGTCAAAAGATGCGATTCTTCTGATTTTTCCGGACAGATTTTCAAATGGTGATGAAAAGAACGACATCATCAAAACAACCTTGGAACAAAAACTTGACAGAAATAATGAAGACTCCAGACACGGCGGTGATATCCAGGGAATTATTAATCATTTGGATTACATCAAGTCTTTGGGTTACACTCAGATTTGGAACACGCCTTTGATTGAAAATGATGAGCCGACCTATTCTTATCACGGTTATGCAGCGACAGATTTTTACAAGATTGACCCGAGATTTGGAACTAATGAAGATTTGAAAAAACTATCCACAGAAGCCGGGAAAAGAAACATTGGTTTGATTTGGGATGTTGTGCTTAATCATTGTGGATCAGAGTATTATTTCGTCAAAGACTTGCCTGAGCAAAGCTGGATTAATTATCCTTATTCTGAAAACAGAGTCAGAACTAATCACCTTAAAACCACCATCACAGACCTCTACGCCACTGAAATTGATAAAGAAGAATATCTCAACGGCTGGTTCGATGGTCATATGGCAGACCTCAACCAGAAAAATCCTTTGCTGGCAAGATATCTGACCCAGAATATCATCTGGTGGATTGAGTATGCTGGGCTTTCCGGATTGCGTGTTGACACCTATTCTTATTCTGACAAAAAATTCCTAGCTGATTGGACCAAAACCATTCTCGAAGAATATCCGAAAATGAACATCGTTGCCGAAGAAATGACAAGAAATATTGCCCAGACTTCCTATTGGCAAATCGACAAAGAAAACAGCGATGGTTACAAAAGTTATATGACGATGATGATGGATTTTTCTATAAATGACAATATTGTTACTGCACTCAATGAGAAAAGCGGTTGGTTTTCAAGTTGGCGAAAGGTCTATGAAAGTGTTGCAAACGATTTTCTTTTTCCACATCCTGAGAATCAGTTGATTTTTCCGGACAATCACGATTTGGATAGGTTTTATTCTCGTCTCAACAAAAACTTTGAGAACTGGAAACTCGGGATTGCGATGTATATGACAATGCGTGGAACGCCTCAATTTTTCTATGGAACCGAAGTTCTGATGACCAATGACAAAGCCGGAAGCGATGGGCAAAGAAGAAGTGATTTCTACGGCGGTTGGAAAGGCGATTCCAAAAATGCTGTGACCGAAATAGGATTAACTAATGAAGAAAAAGAAGCGAAGAAATATTTTTCTACTTTACTTAACTGGAGAAAAACGAGTGATGCGATTGCCAATGGAAAATTTAAACATTATGCGCCAACCAATAATGATGTTTATGTTTACTTCCGATACACCGACAATCAAAAAGTGATGATTTTACTCAATAAAAACAATAATAAAGTAACGCTTGACCTTAGTCGATATAAGGAGATGATTCCTAATCACTTCAACGCTAAAAATATTATTTCTGACAAAGATTTTAGTTTTCAGAACACAATAGATATTCCGGCAAGAACAGCAATGATTTTGGAAATCCGGAATTAA
- a CDS encoding LytR/AlgR family response regulator transcription factor: MNQSILEHFKSKFWMKHAFYWIAFVLFFGLVWGISDDNYLRNIMIQICCLPSRMLLVYVTLFYLLPKFFNRKKYFSFFISYVILVGLISVFIQRPLFLYFIQPNFLPEFKNNGFFVLSEIMNTALDINIAAMIPIAYTYLTTIENLEKNYSKLNEENKLLKEDTIIQDNNDDSYINLKVDKSVRKIKINDIVFVESLRNYCKIKLNDTEITVLKTLTSVQELLPESKFVRIHRSFLINKDHMTSVSPSKIEINNLTIPVGRKYKDEVKEKLLVDF; this comes from the coding sequence ATGAATCAATCCATTCTTGAACATTTCAAATCCAAATTTTGGATGAAGCACGCTTTCTACTGGATAGCGTTTGTGCTGTTTTTTGGATTGGTTTGGGGTATTTCTGATGACAATTATTTGCGGAATATTATGATTCAGATTTGCTGTCTTCCTTCGCGGATGCTATTGGTTTATGTCACGCTTTTTTACCTATTGCCAAAGTTTTTCAATCGGAAAAAATATTTCAGTTTCTTTATCTCTTATGTGATATTGGTCGGACTGATAAGTGTTTTTATCCAACGTCCTTTGTTTCTTTATTTTATTCAACCTAATTTTCTTCCGGAGTTTAAGAATAACGGCTTTTTTGTCCTGTCAGAAATTATGAATACGGCTTTGGATATCAATATCGCAGCGATGATTCCGATCGCTTATACTTATCTGACAACGATTGAAAATCTTGAAAAAAACTATTCGAAGTTGAATGAAGAAAATAAATTGTTAAAAGAGGACACTATAATTCAGGATAATAACGATGATTCTTACATCAATCTGAAAGTCGATAAAAGTGTAAGGAAAATCAAAATCAATGATATTGTTTTTGTGGAAAGTCTCAGAAATTACTGCAAGATAAAACTGAACGATACTGAAATCACGGTTCTCAAAACATTGACATCGGTTCAGGAACTATTACCCGAATCCAAATTTGTAAGAATTCATCGCTCATTTTTGATTAATAAAGATCATATGACCTCGGTTTCTCCCAGCAAGATTGAAATCAATAATTTGACAATTCCTGTTGGGAGAAAATATAAAGATGAGGTGAAAGAGAAGTTATTGGTCGATTTTTAA